The following are encoded in a window of Glandiceps talaboti chromosome 5, keGlaTala1.1, whole genome shotgun sequence genomic DNA:
- the LOC144435739 gene encoding epsin-2-like isoform X2, giving the protein MPIRRQLKNVVNNYSDSQVKVREATSNDPWGPSSSLMTEIADFTYNVVAFSEIMAMIWKRLNDHGKNWRHVYKSLVVLEYIIKTGSERVAQQCKENIFAIQTLKDFQFIDRDGKDQGVNVREKSKMLVSLLKDDERLKQERARALKAKERFAQASSGIGSDSQYGGSGGSGSGGGSGSSKTETDDKDPTGGTQTDNAESSTFPSSSSPASGEMEQARPQTSGEEELQLQLALAMSKEEADEAERQKRSDDVRLQMALNESMDKPEVQAASAGTGGVGPSLLELNEPVPLPTADPWASEPVIQEAPVADAWGAPAVAPVVAPAADPWGSQPATQSRPAPPQPSDPWSSPASSQPVVPPSDPWGSSPPPPASSDLWDAPVTSTNMATTQASPWGDPTIDQDDDFDSLRTGTGNGDIGAASSAMPPNNYPFDLSGMNAALSPMSLEDKKKSASDFLGENSSLVNLDSLIGPTPQQQVQQSSTNPFAVNTTSKATNPFQQQSAASPTLNQMRAPPTMVMQTTNNNAMGSTGMGMLPQPLLPASEAPPPQQQQQSTNPFLL; this is encoded by the exons ATGCCGATCAGACGTCAACTTAAAAATGTCGTGAACAACTATTCGGATTCACAGGTGAAGGTGAGAGAGGCCACCTCCAACGACCCATGGGGACCATCAAGTTCTTTGATGACAGAAATTGCAGACTTCACCTACAATGTTGTTGCTTTCTCAGAAATAATGGCCATGATATGGAAGCGCTTAAATGATCATGGTAAAAATTGGCGACATGTGTACAAGTCACTGGTAGTTCTTGAGTACATTATAAAAACCGGTTCAGAACGTGTGGCCCAACAGTGCAAGGAAAACATCTTTGCCATACAAACCCTGAAAGATTTCCAGTTCATTGATCGTGATGGAAAAGACCAAGGAGTGAATGTGCGAGAGAAATCCAAAATGCTTGTGTCGTTGTTGAAAGATGACGAAAGGCTGAAACAAGAGAGAGCCAGAGCTTTGAAAGCAAAAGAAAGATTTGCCCAGGCATCATCGGGTATTggaagtgacagtcagtatggtggtagtggtggtagtggtagtggtggtggcagtggcAGCAGCAAGACGGAAACCGACGACAAAGACCCCACAGGTGGTACACAAACTGATAATGCAGAATCATCCACATTTCCATCTTCTTCATCCCCAGCAAGTGGAG AAATGGAGCAAGCTCGTCCCCAAACCAGTGGAGAGGAAGAGTTACAGTTGCAGCTAGCACTAGCTATGAGTAAAGAAGAAGCTGATGAAGCAGAGAGACAAAAACGTAGTGATGATGTGCGATTGCAGATGGCACTAAATGAAAGCATGGACAAGCCAGAG GTACAAGCAGCAAGTGCAGGTACAGGAGGAGTTGGACCCTCCCTTTTAGAATTGAATGAACCTGTACCTTTGCCAACTGCAGACCCATGGGCATCTGAACCAGTTATCCAAGAAGCACCGGTCGCTGATGCATGGGGAGCCCCAGCTGTAGCCCCAGTTGTAGCCCCAgctgcagatccatggggaagCCAACCTGCTACACAATCAAGACCAGCTCCTCCACAACCAAGCGATCCATGGTCATCACCAGCTTCAAGTCAGCCTGTTGTTCCTCCCAGTGATCCTTGGGGTTCCTCACCTCCCCCACCAGCATCTAGTGACCTATGGGATGCACCAGTCACATCAACAAACATGGCCACAACACAGGCATCACCATGGGGAGACCCAACCATAGATCAAGATGATGATTTTGATTCTCTGCGCACTGGTACTGGAAATGGAGATATTGGAGCAGCCTCCTCAGCAATGCCTCCTAATAACTATCCATTCGACCTTAGTGGTATGAATGCTGCATTGTCGCCAATGTCACTAGAAGACAAAAAGAAGTCTGCATCAGATTTCCTAGGGGAGAATTCCAGCTTGGTGAATTTAGACTCACTCATAGGCCCAACCCCACAGCAACAGGTCCAACAGAGTTCAACCAATCCATTTGCAGTTAACACAACCTCCAAGGCAACCAATCCATTCCAGCAGCAGTCAGCAGCATCGCCCACTCTCAACCAAATGAGAGCGCCCCCAACGATGGTTATGCAGACCACAAACAATAATGCCATGGGAAGCACAGGAATGGGTATGCTCCCACAACCCCTTCTCCCAGCTTCTGAAGCTCCACcacctcaacaacaacaacaatcaacaAACCCATTTCTCTTATAA
- the LOC144435739 gene encoding epsin-2-like isoform X3 translates to MPIRRQLKNVVNNYSDSQVKVREATSNDPWGPSSSLMTEIADFTYNVVAFSEIMAMIWKRLNDHGKNWRHVYKSLVVLEYIIKTGSERVAQQCKENIFAIQTLKDFQFIDRDGKDQGVNVREKSKMLVSLLKDDERLKQERARALKAKERFAQASSGIGSDSQYGGSGGSGSGGGSGSSKTETDDKDPTDPPVPTEMEQARPQTSGEEELQLQLALAMSKEEADEAERQKRSDDVRLQMALNESMDKPEVQAASAGTGGVGPSLLELNEPVPLPTADPWASEPVIQEAPVADAWGAPAVAPVVAPAADPWGSQPATQSRPAPPQPSDPWSSPASSQPVVPPSDPWGSSPPPPASSDLWDAPVTSTNMATTQASPWGDPTIDQDDDFDSLRTGTGNGDIGAASSAMPPNNYPFDLSGMNAALSPMSLEDKKKSASDFLGENSSLVNLDSLIGPTPQQQVQQSSTNPFAVNTTSKATNPFQQQSAASPTLNQMRAPPTMVMQTTNNNAMGSTGMGMLPQPLLPASEAPPPQQQQQSTNPFLL, encoded by the exons ATGCCGATCAGACGTCAACTTAAAAATGTCGTGAACAACTATTCGGATTCACAGGTGAAGGTGAGAGAGGCCACCTCCAACGACCCATGGGGACCATCAAGTTCTTTGATGACAGAAATTGCAGACTTCACCTACAATGTTGTTGCTTTCTCAGAAATAATGGCCATGATATGGAAGCGCTTAAATGATCATGGTAAAAATTGGCGACATGTGTACAAGTCACTGGTAGTTCTTGAGTACATTATAAAAACCGGTTCAGAACGTGTGGCCCAACAGTGCAAGGAAAACATCTTTGCCATACAAACCCTGAAAGATTTCCAGTTCATTGATCGTGATGGAAAAGACCAAGGAGTGAATGTGCGAGAGAAATCCAAAATGCTTGTGTCGTTGTTGAAAGATGACGAAAGGCTGAAACAAGAGAGAGCCAGAGCTTTGAAAGCAAAAGAAAGATTTGCCCAGGCATCATCGGGTATTggaagtgacagtcagtatggtggtagtggtggtagtggtagtggtggtggcagtggcAGCAGCAAGACGGAAACCGACGACAAAGACCCCACAG ATCCTCCTGTACCAACAGAAATGGAGCAAGCTCGTCCCCAAACCAGTGGAGAGGAAGAGTTACAGTTGCAGCTAGCACTAGCTATGAGTAAAGAAGAAGCTGATGAAGCAGAGAGACAAAAACGTAGTGATGATGTGCGATTGCAGATGGCACTAAATGAAAGCATGGACAAGCCAGAG GTACAAGCAGCAAGTGCAGGTACAGGAGGAGTTGGACCCTCCCTTTTAGAATTGAATGAACCTGTACCTTTGCCAACTGCAGACCCATGGGCATCTGAACCAGTTATCCAAGAAGCACCGGTCGCTGATGCATGGGGAGCCCCAGCTGTAGCCCCAGTTGTAGCCCCAgctgcagatccatggggaagCCAACCTGCTACACAATCAAGACCAGCTCCTCCACAACCAAGCGATCCATGGTCATCACCAGCTTCAAGTCAGCCTGTTGTTCCTCCCAGTGATCCTTGGGGTTCCTCACCTCCCCCACCAGCATCTAGTGACCTATGGGATGCACCAGTCACATCAACAAACATGGCCACAACACAGGCATCACCATGGGGAGACCCAACCATAGATCAAGATGATGATTTTGATTCTCTGCGCACTGGTACTGGAAATGGAGATATTGGAGCAGCCTCCTCAGCAATGCCTCCTAATAACTATCCATTCGACCTTAGTGGTATGAATGCTGCATTGTCGCCAATGTCACTAGAAGACAAAAAGAAGTCTGCATCAGATTTCCTAGGGGAGAATTCCAGCTTGGTGAATTTAGACTCACTCATAGGCCCAACCCCACAGCAACAGGTCCAACAGAGTTCAACCAATCCATTTGCAGTTAACACAACCTCCAAGGCAACCAATCCATTCCAGCAGCAGTCAGCAGCATCGCCCACTCTCAACCAAATGAGAGCGCCCCCAACGATGGTTATGCAGACCACAAACAATAATGCCATGGGAAGCACAGGAATGGGTATGCTCCCACAACCCCTTCTCCCAGCTTCTGAAGCTCCACcacctcaacaacaacaacaatcaacaAACCCATTTCTCTTATAA
- the LOC144435739 gene encoding epsin-2-like isoform X4 has translation MPIRRQLKNVVNNYSDSQVKVREATSNDPWGPSSSLMTEIADFTYNVVAFSEIMAMIWKRLNDHGKNWRHVYKSLVVLEYIIKTGSERVAQQCKENIFAIQTLKDFQFIDRDGKDQGVNVREKSKMLVSLLKDDERLKQERARALKAKERFAQASSGIGSDSQYGGSGGSGSGGGSGSSKTETDDKDPTEMEQARPQTSGEEELQLQLALAMSKEEADEAERQKRSDDVRLQMALNESMDKPEVQAASAGTGGVGPSLLELNEPVPLPTADPWASEPVIQEAPVADAWGAPAVAPVVAPAADPWGSQPATQSRPAPPQPSDPWSSPASSQPVVPPSDPWGSSPPPPASSDLWDAPVTSTNMATTQASPWGDPTIDQDDDFDSLRTGTGNGDIGAASSAMPPNNYPFDLSGMNAALSPMSLEDKKKSASDFLGENSSLVNLDSLIGPTPQQQVQQSSTNPFAVNTTSKATNPFQQQSAASPTLNQMRAPPTMVMQTTNNNAMGSTGMGMLPQPLLPASEAPPPQQQQQSTNPFLL, from the exons ATGCCGATCAGACGTCAACTTAAAAATGTCGTGAACAACTATTCGGATTCACAGGTGAAGGTGAGAGAGGCCACCTCCAACGACCCATGGGGACCATCAAGTTCTTTGATGACAGAAATTGCAGACTTCACCTACAATGTTGTTGCTTTCTCAGAAATAATGGCCATGATATGGAAGCGCTTAAATGATCATGGTAAAAATTGGCGACATGTGTACAAGTCACTGGTAGTTCTTGAGTACATTATAAAAACCGGTTCAGAACGTGTGGCCCAACAGTGCAAGGAAAACATCTTTGCCATACAAACCCTGAAAGATTTCCAGTTCATTGATCGTGATGGAAAAGACCAAGGAGTGAATGTGCGAGAGAAATCCAAAATGCTTGTGTCGTTGTTGAAAGATGACGAAAGGCTGAAACAAGAGAGAGCCAGAGCTTTGAAAGCAAAAGAAAGATTTGCCCAGGCATCATCGGGTATTggaagtgacagtcagtatggtggtagtggtggtagtggtagtggtggtggcagtggcAGCAGCAAGACGGAAACCGACGACAAAGACCCCACAG AAATGGAGCAAGCTCGTCCCCAAACCAGTGGAGAGGAAGAGTTACAGTTGCAGCTAGCACTAGCTATGAGTAAAGAAGAAGCTGATGAAGCAGAGAGACAAAAACGTAGTGATGATGTGCGATTGCAGATGGCACTAAATGAAAGCATGGACAAGCCAGAG GTACAAGCAGCAAGTGCAGGTACAGGAGGAGTTGGACCCTCCCTTTTAGAATTGAATGAACCTGTACCTTTGCCAACTGCAGACCCATGGGCATCTGAACCAGTTATCCAAGAAGCACCGGTCGCTGATGCATGGGGAGCCCCAGCTGTAGCCCCAGTTGTAGCCCCAgctgcagatccatggggaagCCAACCTGCTACACAATCAAGACCAGCTCCTCCACAACCAAGCGATCCATGGTCATCACCAGCTTCAAGTCAGCCTGTTGTTCCTCCCAGTGATCCTTGGGGTTCCTCACCTCCCCCACCAGCATCTAGTGACCTATGGGATGCACCAGTCACATCAACAAACATGGCCACAACACAGGCATCACCATGGGGAGACCCAACCATAGATCAAGATGATGATTTTGATTCTCTGCGCACTGGTACTGGAAATGGAGATATTGGAGCAGCCTCCTCAGCAATGCCTCCTAATAACTATCCATTCGACCTTAGTGGTATGAATGCTGCATTGTCGCCAATGTCACTAGAAGACAAAAAGAAGTCTGCATCAGATTTCCTAGGGGAGAATTCCAGCTTGGTGAATTTAGACTCACTCATAGGCCCAACCCCACAGCAACAGGTCCAACAGAGTTCAACCAATCCATTTGCAGTTAACACAACCTCCAAGGCAACCAATCCATTCCAGCAGCAGTCAGCAGCATCGCCCACTCTCAACCAAATGAGAGCGCCCCCAACGATGGTTATGCAGACCACAAACAATAATGCCATGGGAAGCACAGGAATGGGTATGCTCCCACAACCCCTTCTCCCAGCTTCTGAAGCTCCACcacctcaacaacaacaacaatcaacaAACCCATTTCTCTTATAA
- the LOC144435739 gene encoding epsin-2-like isoform X1, which translates to MPIRRQLKNVVNNYSDSQVKVREATSNDPWGPSSSLMTEIADFTYNVVAFSEIMAMIWKRLNDHGKNWRHVYKSLVVLEYIIKTGSERVAQQCKENIFAIQTLKDFQFIDRDGKDQGVNVREKSKMLVSLLKDDERLKQERARALKAKERFAQASSGIGSDSQYGGSGGSGSGGGSGSSKTETDDKDPTGGTQTDNAESSTFPSSSSPASGDPPVPTEMEQARPQTSGEEELQLQLALAMSKEEADEAERQKRSDDVRLQMALNESMDKPEVQAASAGTGGVGPSLLELNEPVPLPTADPWASEPVIQEAPVADAWGAPAVAPVVAPAADPWGSQPATQSRPAPPQPSDPWSSPASSQPVVPPSDPWGSSPPPPASSDLWDAPVTSTNMATTQASPWGDPTIDQDDDFDSLRTGTGNGDIGAASSAMPPNNYPFDLSGMNAALSPMSLEDKKKSASDFLGENSSLVNLDSLIGPTPQQQVQQSSTNPFAVNTTSKATNPFQQQSAASPTLNQMRAPPTMVMQTTNNNAMGSTGMGMLPQPLLPASEAPPPQQQQQSTNPFLL; encoded by the exons ATGCCGATCAGACGTCAACTTAAAAATGTCGTGAACAACTATTCGGATTCACAGGTGAAGGTGAGAGAGGCCACCTCCAACGACCCATGGGGACCATCAAGTTCTTTGATGACAGAAATTGCAGACTTCACCTACAATGTTGTTGCTTTCTCAGAAATAATGGCCATGATATGGAAGCGCTTAAATGATCATGGTAAAAATTGGCGACATGTGTACAAGTCACTGGTAGTTCTTGAGTACATTATAAAAACCGGTTCAGAACGTGTGGCCCAACAGTGCAAGGAAAACATCTTTGCCATACAAACCCTGAAAGATTTCCAGTTCATTGATCGTGATGGAAAAGACCAAGGAGTGAATGTGCGAGAGAAATCCAAAATGCTTGTGTCGTTGTTGAAAGATGACGAAAGGCTGAAACAAGAGAGAGCCAGAGCTTTGAAAGCAAAAGAAAGATTTGCCCAGGCATCATCGGGTATTggaagtgacagtcagtatggtggtagtggtggtagtggtagtggtggtggcagtggcAGCAGCAAGACGGAAACCGACGACAAAGACCCCACAGGTGGTACACAAACTGATAATGCAGAATCATCCACATTTCCATCTTCTTCATCCCCAGCAAGTGGAG ATCCTCCTGTACCAACAGAAATGGAGCAAGCTCGTCCCCAAACCAGTGGAGAGGAAGAGTTACAGTTGCAGCTAGCACTAGCTATGAGTAAAGAAGAAGCTGATGAAGCAGAGAGACAAAAACGTAGTGATGATGTGCGATTGCAGATGGCACTAAATGAAAGCATGGACAAGCCAGAG GTACAAGCAGCAAGTGCAGGTACAGGAGGAGTTGGACCCTCCCTTTTAGAATTGAATGAACCTGTACCTTTGCCAACTGCAGACCCATGGGCATCTGAACCAGTTATCCAAGAAGCACCGGTCGCTGATGCATGGGGAGCCCCAGCTGTAGCCCCAGTTGTAGCCCCAgctgcagatccatggggaagCCAACCTGCTACACAATCAAGACCAGCTCCTCCACAACCAAGCGATCCATGGTCATCACCAGCTTCAAGTCAGCCTGTTGTTCCTCCCAGTGATCCTTGGGGTTCCTCACCTCCCCCACCAGCATCTAGTGACCTATGGGATGCACCAGTCACATCAACAAACATGGCCACAACACAGGCATCACCATGGGGAGACCCAACCATAGATCAAGATGATGATTTTGATTCTCTGCGCACTGGTACTGGAAATGGAGATATTGGAGCAGCCTCCTCAGCAATGCCTCCTAATAACTATCCATTCGACCTTAGTGGTATGAATGCTGCATTGTCGCCAATGTCACTAGAAGACAAAAAGAAGTCTGCATCAGATTTCCTAGGGGAGAATTCCAGCTTGGTGAATTTAGACTCACTCATAGGCCCAACCCCACAGCAACAGGTCCAACAGAGTTCAACCAATCCATTTGCAGTTAACACAACCTCCAAGGCAACCAATCCATTCCAGCAGCAGTCAGCAGCATCGCCCACTCTCAACCAAATGAGAGCGCCCCCAACGATGGTTATGCAGACCACAAACAATAATGCCATGGGAAGCACAGGAATGGGTATGCTCCCACAACCCCTTCTCCCAGCTTCTGAAGCTCCACcacctcaacaacaacaacaatcaacaAACCCATTTCTCTTATAA